The genomic interval TCTATGGTAAATAAGGTATTTAGTAAATTAAAAGGCGATCGGTGGATTTGGATTATTGTTATCATCCTATCCTTATGGTCTATGCTGGCTGTATACAGTTCGGTTGGAACGCTTGCGTATAAGAATAGCATGGCGTCTGAAGTGTATCTTGTAAAGCACATGTCCATGATTATCGGCGGATTTGCCTTAATGTATTTCTCACATTTACTGGACTATCGTTATTACGCGGGTATTTCGAAGATTTTGATGATTGTTACCATTCCTATTTTACTTTATACCTTGATTTTCGGAGAATCGATCAATGATGCGAACCGTTGGGTCACGATTCCTGTCATCAACCAAACTTTCCAGACTTCCGATTTAGCAAAGTTGGCTTTAATTACTTTTTTAGCGAGAATGTTAACGCGGAAGCAAGGAAACATCAAGGACGTTAAAAAGAGTTTTATACCTGTTATGGGATCCGTGTGTATCATCTTTGTATTGATCGCCTGGGCGAACCTTTCTACGGCTTTGATGCTTTTTGGAGTGAGTATTTTATTGTTGATTATCGGACGTATTAGTTTGAAACAAATCGCCTTGGTGTGTTTTGGAGGTGGACTCCTCCTGATATTGGTGATTTTCGTTGGACCACGTCGCGATACCTATATTTCACGTGTCAATACGTACATGAAAGGAGGGGAGGCAGATCCCGATAAATCCTATCAGTCAGATCATTCGAAAATAGCGATTGCCACGGGTGGCTTCTTTGGCAAAGGACCTGGAAATAGTACGGAAAGAAATGTATTACCACACCCATACTCCGATTTTATCTTCGCAATTATTGTTGAGGAATATGGCGCGTTGGGCGGGGTTGTTTTGGTAGCGTTGTACATCGTGTTCATGTATCGATGCATACGGATCGTAACACAGAGTCCCAAAGCCTTTGGAGCGCTATTGGCAGCTGGTTTGGGCTTTAGTTTAACAATACAAGCTTTAGCTAACATGGCTGTAGCTGTGGGGTTGGGACCAGTGACGGGAGTGCCCTTACCGTTAGTAAGTATGGGTGGTACGTCGATTTTATTTACCAGCATCGCTTTGGGAATTATATTGAGTGTAAGCAGGAATATTGAGGAAGTGAGATCTGAATCATCAAAAAAAGTAATCGTCGGTGAAATTCCGGCTATGGGATAAAACAATGAATGGCAAACGGATCATAATCAGTGGTGGCGGAACGGGTGGACATATATTCCCGGCCGTATCGATAGCGAATGCTTTAAAACGCATTGCGCCAGATACTGAGGTGCTGTTTGTTGGGGCTTTGGGGAGGATGGAAATGGAACGCGTTCCAGCGGCGGGATACCGGATTGTCGGGCTCGATATTCAAGGTTTTAATCGCTCATCCCTGTGGATGAATATCAAGCTGCCCTTTAAATTGATAAAAAGCCTGCGCAAAGCGCGAAAAATATTAGAAGAGTTCAAACCGCATGTAGCGGTTGGTGTTGGTGGGTATGCGTCTGGCCCATTGTTGCATGTTGCGGGAAATGCCTCGGTACCCTATATCATTCAAGAACAGAATTCTTATGCGGGGATGACGAATAAACGTTTGGCAAGTAAAGCGAGTAAAATCTGCGTTGCTTTTGAACATATGGATCGTTTTTTCCCGAAAGACAAAATTATGCTGACTGGTAATCCGATCCGACAGGAATCAGTTGCGATCGAAGGCAAGCGGCAAGCGGCTCTGAACCATTTCAACCTATCAGCTGAAAGGAAGACTATTTTGGTGATTGGTGGAAGCCTGGGTTCTTCAACGCTAAACAAAAGCGTCATAGCGGCAATCGATTTGTTGATCGAGCAGGATCTACAAGTTATTTGGCAATGCGGAAAGTATTATTTTGAATCATATCGCGCCCGGATTAGTGAAAGGCAGGGTGAGTACGTTAAAATTTATGCGTTTATGGATCAAATGGATTACGCCTATGCTGCTGCGGACGTCATCGTATCCCGGGCTGGGGCAGGTACGATTTCAGAATTATGTGTAATCGGTAAACCAGTTGTTTTGGTCCCTTCGCCGAATGTTGCGGAGGATCATCAAACGATAAATGCTAGATCATTGGTTGATAGAAGTGCCGCACTTATGGTTTCAGATGTTGATGCGGAAGAAAAATTAATGGCGAAGGTTATGGCTTTGCTTGCAGATGATGACGAATGTGATCGTCTTTCAACGGAGATAAAAAAAATGGCAATCGCAGATGCAGACGTTGTGATAGCTGAAGAAGTTTTAAAATTAGCAGACAGGAATGAATATCGATAATATAAAATATGTTTACCTGATCGGTATTGGCGGAATTGGGATGAGCGGGCTTGCTCGCTATTTTAATCATCTTGGTTATTGGGTAGAAGGCTATGATAAAACAGAAACATCCTTGACCCGGCAGCTCGAAGAAGAGGGGATTCGTATTGTTTATAAAGATGACCCGTCGACGGTGCCTGGCGAAGTTTTAAATAACCTTGAGGAAACATTGGTTATTTATACACCTGCTATACCTAAGGATTCAAAAATCATTCGTGTCTTTCGAGATAAAGGACACGGACTACATAAGCGTTCGGAGGTGTTAGGCTTACTAAGTGCTCAAAAATATACCATCGCTATTGCCGGTACACATGGTAAAACGACGACCTCGACGATGGTTGCTCATATTTTAACTGATAGCGGCTTTCCGTGCTCAGCTTTCTTGGGTGGTATTGCAACGAATTATAATACGAATGCGCTATTCTCAGATAGTGAGGTTATGGTTGTTGAAGCAGATGAATTTGACCGTTCATTCTTAACCTTGCATCCTGATATTGCCATCGTGACATCGATGGATGCAGACCATCTGGATATTTACGGCAGCCATGAGCAGCTCAAAGACTCTTTCAGGCTCTTTATAGATCAGGTTAAAGGAACCGGTGTGCGCATTGTTCACGAAGGACTAGACTTGCCGTCCGACTGGGTTTATGGAATGAATTCCGGGACGCTGATTCATGCATCCAATGTACGCATCATAAATGGTGAATTTTATTTTGACTACCATCAGGGCGGTGAACGGATTGAAGATATTCGCTTGGGTATTGCTGGTGGACATAATGTAGAGAATGCAGTTGCCGCGATTGCCGCATCAAGGGCATATGGTGTTCCGAACGAGTCAATCAAGAAATCGCTGGCAAGCTTCAAAGGTATTAAAAGACGCTTCCAGTATATTGTTAAGAATGAACGGCACATCTATATCGATGATTACGCTCATCACCCGACAGAGTTGGCGGCATGCTTGGACGCAGTAAATAGTATTTATCCGAATAAAAAGCTGACGGTTGTTTTTCAGCCACACTTATTCTCTAGAACCAGGGATTTTGTGGATGACTTTGCAGCTGTTTTGAGTAATGATCAGATCGATAAACTTATCCTTTTGCCAATTTACCCTGCAAGGGAAGAGCCTATTGAAGGGGTTGATTCAGAGTGGTTGTTAGGAAAGGTAACGCTAGGTGAAAAACAATTAATGAGTCCTGAAGAAGCACTGGCATATGTTGAGAAGGAGATGCCGGAGTTGGTTGTGACCGTTGGAGCTGGTGATATAGACCGTTTGGTTAAACCGATTGAACAGATATTGACGAATGCTTAAAAGATTGAAACATATACGCTGGAAAAGAGTGCTACTGCTTTTTGTGTGGGCGGCTAGTTTAAGTGGCCTGTTCGTCCTCATGAGCTTTATTTCCGTAAAAAGCAACGATTTGGCTTGTCGTGATCTGGTCGTTATTATTCCGGGAGAGCAGTCGTTCGTAGCAAGGCAGGATATTGATCAGCTGATCTTGGAGAAGCATGGGGAGGTAGTTGGCCGGACATTAAAATCATTGCCGATTCATG from Pedobacter indicus carries:
- a CDS encoding FtsW/RodA/SpoVE family cell cycle protein codes for the protein MVNKVFSKLKGDRWIWIIVIILSLWSMLAVYSSVGTLAYKNSMASEVYLVKHMSMIIGGFALMYFSHLLDYRYYAGISKILMIVTIPILLYTLIFGESINDANRWVTIPVINQTFQTSDLAKLALITFLARMLTRKQGNIKDVKKSFIPVMGSVCIIFVLIAWANLSTALMLFGVSILLLIIGRISLKQIALVCFGGGLLLILVIFVGPRRDTYISRVNTYMKGGEADPDKSYQSDHSKIAIATGGFFGKGPGNSTERNVLPHPYSDFIFAIIVEEYGALGGVVLVALYIVFMYRCIRIVTQSPKAFGALLAAGLGFSLTIQALANMAVAVGLGPVTGVPLPLVSMGGTSILFTSIALGIILSVSRNIEEVRSESSKKVIVGEIPAMG
- the murG gene encoding undecaprenyldiphospho-muramoylpentapeptide beta-N-acetylglucosaminyltransferase, with product MNGKRIIISGGGTGGHIFPAVSIANALKRIAPDTEVLFVGALGRMEMERVPAAGYRIVGLDIQGFNRSSLWMNIKLPFKLIKSLRKARKILEEFKPHVAVGVGGYASGPLLHVAGNASVPYIIQEQNSYAGMTNKRLASKASKICVAFEHMDRFFPKDKIMLTGNPIRQESVAIEGKRQAALNHFNLSAERKTILVIGGSLGSSTLNKSVIAAIDLLIEQDLQVIWQCGKYYFESYRARISERQGEYVKIYAFMDQMDYAYAAADVIVSRAGAGTISELCVIGKPVVLVPSPNVAEDHQTINARSLVDRSAALMVSDVDAEEKLMAKVMALLADDDECDRLSTEIKKMAIADADVVIAEEVLKLADRNEYR
- the murC gene encoding UDP-N-acetylmuramate--L-alanine ligase, which produces MNIDNIKYVYLIGIGGIGMSGLARYFNHLGYWVEGYDKTETSLTRQLEEEGIRIVYKDDPSTVPGEVLNNLEETLVIYTPAIPKDSKIIRVFRDKGHGLHKRSEVLGLLSAQKYTIAIAGTHGKTTTSTMVAHILTDSGFPCSAFLGGIATNYNTNALFSDSEVMVVEADEFDRSFLTLHPDIAIVTSMDADHLDIYGSHEQLKDSFRLFIDQVKGTGVRIVHEGLDLPSDWVYGMNSGTLIHASNVRIINGEFYFDYHQGGERIEDIRLGIAGGHNVENAVAAIAASRAYGVPNESIKKSLASFKGIKRRFQYIVKNERHIYIDDYAHHPTELAACLDAVNSIYPNKKLTVVFQPHLFSRTRDFVDDFAAVLSNDQIDKLILLPIYPAREEPIEGVDSEWLLGKVTLGEKQLMSPEEALAYVEKEMPELVVTVGAGDIDRLVKPIEQILTNA